The following proteins are encoded in a genomic region of Caldisericia bacterium:
- the buk gene encoding butyrate kinase, which produces MYKILVINPGSTSTRVGFFEDEREILRETITHDAAFLSKFERIFDQYEFRKSAVVDFLNKNHIDLKELSAVVGRGGIIHPVSAGTYLVNEKMIEDSKNSPIEHASNLGAVIAYEIAKPLGIPAFIVDPVVVDEFIPLARISGLKEIERKSRLHALNMRRVAIQRAKEKGGKLSDFNFIVGHIGGGISIAPFMKGRIVDVNDASSGGPFSPERSGGLPSGDLVKMCFSGKYTKEEIKKKLMGKGGVVAYLGTNDMREVERRIEEGDDFAKLIFEAMAYQIAKEIGADATVLKGDVDEIILTGGVVNSKRLVELIKERVSFIAPIVLFPGEKELEALALGALRVLRGEEEAKIYT; this is translated from the coding sequence GTGTATAAAATACTGGTTATTAATCCTGGTTCAACCAGCACAAGGGTTGGATTTTTTGAGGATGAGAGGGAGATTCTAAGGGAGACAATAACTCATGATGCGGCATTTCTCTCTAAATTTGAGAGAATATTTGATCAGTATGAGTTTAGAAAGAGTGCTGTTGTTGATTTTCTAAACAAAAACCATATAGACCTGAAAGAACTTTCAGCTGTTGTGGGGAGAGGAGGTATTATACATCCAGTTTCTGCAGGTACATATTTAGTCAATGAGAAGATGATAGAAGATTCAAAGAATTCTCCAATTGAACATGCAAGTAATCTTGGTGCGGTAATTGCCTATGAGATTGCAAAACCTCTTGGAATTCCTGCATTTATTGTCGATCCAGTGGTTGTTGATGAGTTTATTCCCCTTGCAAGAATATCAGGACTTAAAGAGATTGAGAGAAAATCCCGTTTACATGCCTTAAATATGAGGAGAGTTGCGATTCAAAGAGCAAAGGAAAAGGGAGGGAAACTTTCAGATTTTAATTTTATAGTTGGACATATAGGAGGAGGGATATCAATTGCACCATTTATGAAGGGAAGAATTGTAGATGTAAATGATGCAAGTTCTGGTGGTCCCTTTTCTCCTGAAAGAAGTGGAGGTCTCCCATCTGGTGATTTAGTCAAGATGTGCTTTTCAGGAAAGTATACAAAGGAAGAGATTAAAAAGAAGCTTATGGGGAAAGGAGGTGTTGTCGCATACTTAGGTACAAATGATATGAGAGAGGTGGAGAGAAGAATAGAGGAGGGAGATGATTTTGCGAAACTTATTTTTGAAGCTATGGCATATCAGATAGCAAAGGAGATAGGTGCAGATGCAACAGTTCTCAAGGGAGATGTGGATGAGATTATTCTTACAGGGGGAGTTGTTAATTCAAAGAGACTTGTGGAACTTATAAAAGAGAGAGTTTCATTTATTGCACCTATTGTCCTCTTCCCCGGTGAAAAGGAACTTGAGGCACTCGCTCTTGGTGCATTGAGAGTCCTTCGGGGAGAGGAAGAAGCCAAAATCTATACTTAA
- the recN gene encoding DNA repair protein RecN: MLINLNVRNFAIIEDLSVEFGQGLNVITGETGSGKSILITALGVTLGNKFSKEMLREGTDKVLLSATFDVSHSEKALLKLKEMGISDEVLFFQREIPKEGRQKFRINGMVVPYSLYREIGEILIDIHGQHEPQSLLNRAKHLELLDRFIGEEFLKQREEFARILLKYKNIKKEIEKIKSTQEEAQRRKDYLRFIIEEIENAGISESEEEELLEKSRILRNVSKLKEIYQNVFSLLQGKEGSAVESVSLSEKLLSEIQDVDKKVEEFLPILEEVESKLLDVVDSIKKRKEEIEFDPNELESIEERLSTYDELKRKYGRTTKDILNFLETSKDELSELENRTYKLENLEKEKRELEDRLVSIGKFLREKRKENARILEERIEKELSDLAMEKAKVYIKFLEKESEDGLPFDGKKLEPYNWGFEMVEFYIAPNPGESEKPLNKIASGGELSRIMLAIRTIFASEEEIPCIVFDEIDQGIGGRVGEMVGRKLLNLSKNLQTIVITHLPQIASLGEVHIVLSKNFTEGKTYLTAKRVEDEERVYEIARMIGGLKVTDTAINHARELLKQREVEGV; the protein is encoded by the coding sequence ATGTTAATAAATCTTAATGTACGAAATTTTGCGATTATTGAAGATCTATCTGTAGAATTTGGACAGGGTTTAAATGTAATAACTGGAGAGACAGGTTCCGGGAAGTCAATTCTAATAACAGCACTTGGAGTTACCTTAGGAAATAAATTTTCAAAGGAGATGTTAAGGGAGGGAACTGACAAAGTTCTTTTGTCAGCCACATTTGATGTCTCCCATAGTGAAAAAGCTCTATTAAAGCTTAAAGAAATGGGCATTTCAGATGAGGTATTATTCTTTCAGAGAGAGATTCCAAAAGAGGGAAGGCAAAAATTTAGAATAAATGGTATGGTGGTTCCATACTCTCTATACAGGGAGATTGGCGAAATCCTTATAGATATTCATGGTCAACACGAACCCCAATCTCTCTTGAATAGGGCTAAACACTTGGAACTACTTGATAGATTTATAGGAGAGGAGTTTTTAAAACAAAGAGAGGAATTTGCAAGGATTCTTTTAAAATACAAAAATATAAAAAAAGAAATTGAAAAAATTAAATCCACACAGGAGGAAGCCCAGAGGAGAAAAGATTATCTAAGGTTTATTATAGAAGAGATTGAAAATGCCGGAATAAGCGAGTCAGAAGAAGAAGAGCTATTGGAAAAAAGCCGCATACTAAGAAATGTGTCAAAACTTAAAGAGATCTATCAGAATGTGTTCTCTCTGCTTCAAGGAAAGGAGGGAAGTGCAGTTGAATCGGTATCTCTTTCAGAGAAACTTCTCAGTGAGATTCAGGATGTTGATAAGAAGGTAGAGGAATTTTTACCTATCCTTGAAGAGGTTGAATCAAAGTTATTAGATGTTGTGGATTCTATCAAAAAAAGAAAAGAGGAGATAGAATTTGATCCAAACGAATTAGAGAGCATAGAGGAAAGGCTCTCAACATATGATGAACTTAAGAGAAAGTATGGAAGAACCACAAAAGACATTCTAAATTTCCTTGAAACCTCTAAAGATGAACTTTCAGAATTAGAGAATAGAACATACAAACTTGAGAATCTTGAAAAGGAAAAGAGGGAGCTTGAAGATAGACTTGTATCAATAGGAAAATTTCTAAGAGAGAAGAGAAAAGAAAACGCCAGAATCCTTGAAGAAAGAATAGAAAAGGAGCTTTCTGATCTTGCAATGGAGAAGGCAAAGGTGTATATAAAATTTTTGGAGAAAGAAAGCGAAGATGGTTTGCCCTTTGATGGAAAGAAACTTGAACCTTACAACTGGGGATTTGAAATGGTAGAGTTTTACATAGCACCAAATCCAGGTGAAAGTGAAAAGCCATTAAATAAGATTGCATCAGGGGGAGAGTTATCAAGGATAATGCTTGCAATAAGAACAATTTTCGCCAGCGAAGAGGAGATACCCTGTATAGTTTTTGATGAGATAGACCAGGGAATTGGAGGGAGGGTTGGAGAGATGGTTGGAAGAAAACTCCTCAATCTATCAAAGAATTTACAAACCATAGTTATAACCCACCTTCCCCAAATTGCATCTCTTGGTGAGGTTCATATTGTTCTATCAAAGAATTTCACCGAGGGTAAAACCTATCTTACAGCTAAAAGAGTTGAAGACGAAGAGAGAGTTTATGAGATAGCAAGAATGATTGGTGGTTTGAAAGTTACAGATACAGCTATAAATCATGCAAGAGAATTATTAAAACAAAGGGAGGTAGAAGGTGTATAA